The Ahaetulla prasina isolate Xishuangbanna chromosome 14, ASM2864084v1, whole genome shotgun sequence genome includes a region encoding these proteins:
- the KNOP1 gene encoding lysine-rich nucleolar protein 1 isoform X1 produces MKNSKQTAKKRNKAAVPNCGQVVLIESPKRLCLDLGKKVRPKKLKCLVKGTSSDLPDPKKKQSDSELKMEARANSPVVIESSSDLELLRDTKKRNKAFKKRKKQKLFCIQVENSNGLDEGQPGTIDLHVSKKCNKIVLEVGRQDEGSAMKRKKKKREKRRDKPACLELLHSGDCERPVKQISGELKSSCQEMSSSQKKSKILEQKAVGEEVEKKYFDYYGGDPKNISKQDTASFECKDTQSGDGPMQRQDDLARSEAIKKKKKKKQKKQPLNKISPPPPLSCLAKIQENHCDTMSECSLKCGSEKEARRVGKTLKEIVKAAKEEAKRKPGNVNRFSEAGQDVLSKLGAPGGKEKRKRAKKHNVEQDDRDGLEGSQQQQVKKKRRKKEMENSQDGGKKVKKEKETKKQITEEEIKLVAFRKGNCDEVKIDKVRRQALQEEIDRESGKIKIAKEGSGNCLGQWSTATFETQEEKTKFHRLMGGFKKGLAPPQSSPANANKPNMALDRPREQELQHNLEAEFKKALEFKHHRGIGLGFQSSAPSGVHIDKYASKSIKFEA; encoded by the exons ATGAAGAATTCTAAGCAAACagcaaagaaaaggaacaaagctGCAGTTCCTAATTGTGGCCAGGTTGTTCTGATTGAAAGCCCCAAAAGACTCTGTTTAGATTTAGGCAAAAAAGTCaggccaaaaaaattaaaatgcttggtAAAAGGAACGAGTTCAGACCTCCCAGATCCAAAGAAGAAACAGAGTGACTCTGAATTGAAGATGGAAGCACGGGCAAACTCTCCCGTGGTTATAGAAAGCAGCTCAGATTTAGAATTGTTAAGGGAcaccaagaaaagaaataaagcgttcaaaaaaaggaaaaaacagaagctTTTTTGCATACAAGTGGAAAACTCCAACGGTCTGGATGAAGGGCAGCCTGGTACTATTGATCTTCACGTGAGTAAGAAATGCAACAAGATTGTTCTTGAAGTTGGCAGGCAAGATGAAGGATCAGcgatgaaaaggaaaaagaagaaaagggaaaaaagaagagacaAACCTGCTTGCCTTGAGCTTTTACACAGCGGTGACTGTGAAAGGCCCGTGAAGCAGATTTCCGGAGAACTGAAATCCAGTTGCCAAGAAATGTCCTCCAGTCAGAAAAAGAGTAAGATCCTTGAGCAGAAAGCTGTGGGTGAAGAAGTCGAGAAGAAATACTTTGACTACTACGGGGGCGACCCAAAGAACATTTCAAAACAAGACACTGCCAGCTTTGAGTGCAAAGATACCCAAAGTGGGGATGGACCTATGCAACGACAGGACGATTTGGCCCGTAGTGAAgccatcaagaagaagaagaagaagaagcagaagaagcagccGCTGAATAAAataagtcctcctcctcctctttcctgctTAGCCAAGATCCAGGAAAACCACTGCGATACGATGAGTGAATGTAGCCTAAAATGCGGGTCTGAGAAAGAGGCGAGGCGGGTCGGCAAGACCCTGAAGGAAATCGTTAAAGCAGCAAAGGAGGAGGCGAAAAGAAAACCTGGAAACGTAAACCGTTTTTCAGAAGCTGGCCAAGACGTTTTATCGAAGTTGGGAGCCccaggagggaaagaaaagagaaagagagcaaaGAAACACAACGTGGAACAAGATGACCGGGATGGATTGGAGGGCAGCCAACAACAGCAGGtcaagaaaaagaggagaaaaaaggaaatggaaaactCTCAAGATGGCGGGAAGAAagtaaagaaggaaaaggaaactaAG aaacagatcACAGAAGAGGAAATAAAACTGGTGGCCTTCAGAAAAGGAAACTGCGACGAAGTGAAGATAGACAAG GTGAGACGGCAAGCGCTTCAAGAAGAGATCGACCGGGAATCTGGAAAAATCAAGATTGCCAAGGAAGGTTCG GGCAATTGTTTGGGCCAGTGGAGCACAGCAACATTTGAAACGCAGGAGGAAAAAACCAAATTTCACAGACTGATGGGTGGGTTTAAAAAAGGCTTAGCCCCACCTCAGAGTTCTCCAGCAAATGCTAACAAACCAAACATGGCTCTGGATCGGCCCAGAGAACAAGAACTGCAGCATAACCTCGAAGCAGAATTCAAGAAAGCCCTGGAGTTTAAGCACCATCGAGGAATCGGCCTGGGGTTCCAGTCCAGTGCTCCGAGCGGAGTACACATAGACAAATATGCTTCCAAATCTATTAAATTTGAAGCCTGA
- the KNOP1 gene encoding lysine-rich nucleolar protein 1 isoform X2 translates to MKNSKQTAKKRNKAAVPNCGQVVLIESPKRLCLDLGKKVRPKKLKCLVKGTSSDLPDPKKKQSDSELKMEARANSPVVIESSSDLELLRDTKKRNKAFKKRKKQKLFCIQVENSNGLDEGQPGTIDLHVSKKCNKIVLEVGRQDEGSAMKRKKKKREKRRDKPACLELLHSGDCERPVKQISGELKSSCQEMSSSQKKSKILEQKAVGEEVEKKYFDYYGGDPKNISKQDTASFECKDTQSGDGPMQRQDDLARSEAIKKKKKKKQKKQPLNKISPPPPLSCLAKIQENHCDTMSECSLKCGSEKEARRVGKTLKEIVKAAKEEAKRKPGNVNRFSEAGQDVLSKLGAPGGKEKRKRAKKHNVEQDDRDGLEGSQQQQVKKKRRKKEMENSQDGGKKVKKEKETKKQITEEEIKLVAFRKGNCDEVKIDKVRRQALQEEIDRESGKIKIAKEGSRLHNLA, encoded by the exons ATGAAGAATTCTAAGCAAACagcaaagaaaaggaacaaagctGCAGTTCCTAATTGTGGCCAGGTTGTTCTGATTGAAAGCCCCAAAAGACTCTGTTTAGATTTAGGCAAAAAAGTCaggccaaaaaaattaaaatgcttggtAAAAGGAACGAGTTCAGACCTCCCAGATCCAAAGAAGAAACAGAGTGACTCTGAATTGAAGATGGAAGCACGGGCAAACTCTCCCGTGGTTATAGAAAGCAGCTCAGATTTAGAATTGTTAAGGGAcaccaagaaaagaaataaagcgttcaaaaaaaggaaaaaacagaagctTTTTTGCATACAAGTGGAAAACTCCAACGGTCTGGATGAAGGGCAGCCTGGTACTATTGATCTTCACGTGAGTAAGAAATGCAACAAGATTGTTCTTGAAGTTGGCAGGCAAGATGAAGGATCAGcgatgaaaaggaaaaagaagaaaagggaaaaaagaagagacaAACCTGCTTGCCTTGAGCTTTTACACAGCGGTGACTGTGAAAGGCCCGTGAAGCAGATTTCCGGAGAACTGAAATCCAGTTGCCAAGAAATGTCCTCCAGTCAGAAAAAGAGTAAGATCCTTGAGCAGAAAGCTGTGGGTGAAGAAGTCGAGAAGAAATACTTTGACTACTACGGGGGCGACCCAAAGAACATTTCAAAACAAGACACTGCCAGCTTTGAGTGCAAAGATACCCAAAGTGGGGATGGACCTATGCAACGACAGGACGATTTGGCCCGTAGTGAAgccatcaagaagaagaagaagaagaagcagaagaagcagccGCTGAATAAAataagtcctcctcctcctctttcctgctTAGCCAAGATCCAGGAAAACCACTGCGATACGATGAGTGAATGTAGCCTAAAATGCGGGTCTGAGAAAGAGGCGAGGCGGGTCGGCAAGACCCTGAAGGAAATCGTTAAAGCAGCAAAGGAGGAGGCGAAAAGAAAACCTGGAAACGTAAACCGTTTTTCAGAAGCTGGCCAAGACGTTTTATCGAAGTTGGGAGCCccaggagggaaagaaaagagaaagagagcaaaGAAACACAACGTGGAACAAGATGACCGGGATGGATTGGAGGGCAGCCAACAACAGCAGGtcaagaaaaagaggagaaaaaaggaaatggaaaactCTCAAGATGGCGGGAAGAAagtaaagaaggaaaaggaaactaAG aaacagatcACAGAAGAGGAAATAAAACTGGTGGCCTTCAGAAAAGGAAACTGCGACGAAGTGAAGATAGACAAG GTGAGACGGCAAGCGCTTCAAGAAGAGATCGACCGGGAATCTGGAAAAATCAAGATTGCCAAGGAAGGTTCG AGACTTCACAACTTGGCTTAA